One Verrucomicrobiota bacterium genomic region harbors:
- the nrfH gene encoding cytochrome c nitrite reductase small subunit — protein sequence MGPPNGQQANGRTRRPIWARVALLAPPPRWRMPVAIALGVFAGVVLLLVHTSRATSYLSDKPEVCINCHVMEPECAGWTHGSHHTAATCSDCHLPHDNLVHKYIVKGRLGTWHAWVFTWNTQPQAIRPHALSVNTVQANCIRCHDMVVNSTRLVERPEHASWAESDALCARCHRDVGHGHMNSLASGRVTLAPKTALRVPAWLREIIYSERDRAE from the coding sequence ATGGGACCTCCCAACGGGCAGCAGGCGAATGGCCGCACACGGCGCCCGATCTGGGCGCGTGTGGCGCTTCTGGCGCCGCCACCGCGGTGGCGAATGCCGGTGGCGATTGCGCTCGGGGTATTCGCCGGCGTCGTGCTGCTGCTGGTCCACACGTCGCGCGCGACCTCCTACCTCTCCGACAAGCCCGAAGTCTGCATCAACTGCCACGTGATGGAGCCGGAGTGTGCCGGGTGGACGCACGGCAGCCATCACACCGCGGCGACATGTTCGGACTGCCATCTGCCACACGACAATCTTGTCCACAAGTACATCGTCAAGGGGCGACTGGGCACGTGGCACGCGTGGGTGTTCACGTGGAATACACAGCCTCAGGCGATCCGGCCGCACGCGCTGAGCGTCAATACCGTGCAGGCGAACTGCATTCGGTGTCACGATATGGTGGTGAACAGCACGCGGCTCGTCGAGCGGCCGGAGCATGCGTCGTGGGCGGAATCGGATGCGCTGTGTGCGCGCTGCCACCGCGACGTGGGGCACGGGCACATGAACAGCCTCGCATCGGGCCGGGTGACGCTCGCGCCGAAGACGGCTCTGCGCGTGCCGGCGTGGTTGCGGGAGATCATTTACTCGGAACGGGACCGGGCCGAGTAA
- the nrfA gene encoding ammonia-forming cytochrome c nitrite reductase, producing MKSIAQVVREKPWAGWLLFAATLVAVFGLGLLLSTIIMHRAEKRQPFEMIVRVRELEPRSAIWGTNFPREYETYLETKDTSFRSKYNGSVPRDMLEEDPRWVVLWAGYAFSKDYLQSRGHAWAIEDIRTTLRTNSGMPGTCWTCKSPDVPRVIAERGAAEFYRAEWDDLGAEIVNPIGCADCHDHETMNLVITRPALVEAFERRGEDIAAATHQEMRALVCAQCHVEYYFRGEGMYLTLPWDKGRTVEAMEAYYDEYDFADWVHPLSRAKMVKAQHPDWELFETGIHAQRGLACADCHMPYLVEGGIKYSSHHVVSPLAMIPRTCVVCHREGEDELRKNVYERQDKVMELRNAALDAIVAAHFEAKAAWDAGATEDEMAPILVLIRHAQWRCDFVAASHGAPFHTPIESARILSSARKKADEARLHLARILMAHGVTEPVEIPDISTKAKAQAAIGLDMEAERARKAEFLKTVVPQWDAEAAARERKWDEESED from the coding sequence ATGAAGTCGATCGCGCAGGTGGTTCGGGAGAAGCCGTGGGCCGGTTGGCTGCTGTTCGCGGCGACGCTCGTCGCGGTGTTCGGGCTGGGGCTGTTGCTCTCGACGATCATCATGCACCGGGCCGAGAAGCGGCAGCCGTTCGAGATGATCGTCAGGGTGCGCGAACTCGAGCCGCGGAGCGCGATCTGGGGCACGAACTTCCCGCGCGAGTACGAGACGTATCTCGAGACCAAGGACACCTCGTTCCGCAGCAAATACAACGGCTCGGTGCCGCGCGACATGCTCGAGGAGGATCCACGCTGGGTCGTGCTCTGGGCCGGATACGCGTTCTCGAAGGATTACCTGCAATCGCGCGGGCACGCATGGGCGATCGAGGATATCCGCACGACGCTGCGGACGAACTCGGGGATGCCGGGCACGTGCTGGACGTGCAAAAGCCCCGACGTGCCGCGCGTGATCGCCGAACGCGGCGCGGCCGAGTTCTATAGGGCGGAATGGGATGACCTCGGCGCGGAGATCGTCAATCCGATCGGGTGCGCCGATTGCCACGATCACGAGACGATGAACCTGGTCATCACACGGCCGGCGCTCGTCGAGGCGTTCGAGCGGCGCGGCGAGGACATCGCTGCGGCGACCCACCAGGAGATGCGGGCGCTCGTGTGCGCCCAGTGCCATGTCGAGTACTACTTCAGGGGCGAGGGCATGTACCTGACACTCCCGTGGGACAAGGGGCGCACAGTCGAGGCGATGGAGGCATACTACGACGAGTACGACTTCGCCGACTGGGTGCATCCGCTGAGCCGGGCGAAAATGGTCAAGGCTCAACACCCGGATTGGGAGCTGTTCGAGACGGGCATCCACGCGCAGCGCGGGCTGGCATGCGCTGATTGTCACATGCCGTACCTCGTCGAAGGTGGAATCAAGTACTCGAGCCACCACGTTGTGAGCCCGCTCGCGATGATTCCGAGGACATGCGTCGTCTGCCACCGCGAAGGCGAGGATGAGCTGCGCAAGAACGTCTACGAGCGGCAGGACAAGGTCATGGAACTGCGCAACGCGGCGCTTGACGCGATCGTCGCGGCGCATTTCGAGGCGAAGGCGGCGTGGGACGCCGGCGCAACGGAGGACGAGATGGCGCCCATCCTCGTGCTGATCCGGCATGCGCAATGGCGGTGCGACTTCGTCGCGGCGAGCCATGGGGCACCTTTCCATACGCCGATCGAGAGCGCGCGCATCCTGTCGTCGGCGCGGAAGAAGGCGGACGAGGCGCGCCTGCACCTCGCGCGGATCCTCATGGCGCATGGAGTCACCGAGCCGGTGGAAATCCCTGACATCTCGACAAAGGCTAAGGCGCAAGCGGCCATCGGCCTCGACATGGAGGCCGAGCGCGCGAGAAAAGCCGAGTTCCTCAAGACCGTCGTGCCGCAATGGGACGCGGAGGCGGCAGCGCGCGAGAGGAAGTGGGACGAGGAGAGCGAGGACTGA